One Gossypium hirsutum isolate 1008001.06 chromosome A08, Gossypium_hirsutum_v2.1, whole genome shotgun sequence genomic window, CTAAGGAGTCTGAAATCGAATGATGAACATTTGAGTTATTATGATATTGAGTGATGTGACTTCctttttgagtttttttcttttttttttttgccttaaCGGCTTAAGTAGAAAATCAGCCCTTGTGTATTTTCAAATTTCTAAAGTATGCCTTTATCCTTCCATTGTACCCAGTCAAGCTTTTACACCTTGTTTGGTAGGAGTATATCGTTTTAACTTGCCTTTTAGTGTGCTAAGTTAACACTAGTCATTTATTTTGTTCTGAAAATTTGCCAGTACCTATTAAACCACTTAAAAATTATGTAGCCTTCTTTCCTAAACTTGGTCAAAACCTTTTACACTTGTTGGGATGGTATACTTTTATACAAGGGATATCCCTTcctctaatttttatatttccagAGTTTACATgctcaaaatatagaattacaatgattttagttcatttattacCACAGAGCATCTTATGCTATACAAACGTCTCTCTAGGACTGCTCAAACAGTTTAATTAACTTATCCTCCTAACTTATTTTGTGATAAGTTAGAACCATTTGATGATTAAGTAGTGACAATGAGTTCATCATGTCACGACGAGTTTAAGTTAGAATGTGATGTCGCGACGTGAAACCTACATTGCAatgttgatatgaaaattttaaactattttacattttagtctctaatCAACCTTAGACCATTTAGAGAATTGCAATAAGCTTGTATAAAAACTCGAAATGAATTTGAGATATGTAAGATGGTGTAATGATCATAAGctttaaatgaattgaatttgattattgttGCTATGACATCTAATGTAACATTTCGATACCGTGATCCAACAATCAAGTCGGGCATGTGAGTGTTACAGACCTTGATCCTAAAAATTTATCTAATAAATTTGACGTTAGAACCATTTGATGCTTGCTATAGAGCTAAAACACCTATTACAAGTTATAGAACTCTGTAGGTAGTATGATTCAAATTGTTACTTCATCCTTAATGTCAAACATTTGTGACTTGCACAAGCAAGAGGTGTTTGAGTTCTCTAAAATAAGTTTCTGgtttttattttcatgatttgTTTCTTTTTGCTTCCTGAAATTTCCATTTAGTAGTGTTATCTAACTATTTAATCTTACAATAAATTACAGGGATGTTTTGGAACTCACGGAGGCTATTAAAAGTAAAGATCGAGAGTCAGAGACATATATTTCTGAAATTGAGGTTTGTCTAAAATTCCTTCTTAGGGAGAAAGAAGTATATATTCAGTTTTGGTTCCTGCCACCTTTCTTTTGTATTCACTGAATTGCTAGAGCTGCCTTTCCTTGGGTACTACTCTCGTCATTTAGTGCCTCTTTGTTGTCTGCATGATGAgagaattcttttatttttccagaCCATTGGCCAGGCTTATGAAGATATGCAGACACAGAACCAGCATCTGTTGCAGCAGATGACTGAGAGAGATGACTACAATATTAAGGTCCAATGCATATTATATACCTTGATATTTTAACTTTATTCTTGCTTTCTGTATATATTGATAGTTAAGTAGAAAAATTTATCTGATCTTGGTGCTTGGGCAATTTCTGTAATTGTGATGGCATTAAATGCAGCTTGTCTCTGAGAGTGTAAAGACAAAACAAGCACATAGTTTCTTGCTTTCTGAAAAGCAGGCATTAGCAAGGCAACTTAAGCAGGTCAATTCATCAATCGAGTCCGTGAAAATGAGGATTGGTCAGAGCGAGGAGCAGGTAAATAGTTGTGTGCTGCTAAAACTTGTTCCAGAAAATTGACCTTCTAAATATATTTACGtgtatttatttatcaatttgtAGCTTTTTTGACCAACCTATAATTTAAACCTTGCAGATAAAAGTTTGTCTGACAGATGCTGTTAAATTCACTCAAGAGGATAGACATTTTATGATTAGCCTTGAAACTGCAAAGTGGGAGTTGGCCGATGCTGAGAAGGAGTTcaagtggcttaaatctgctgcAGCATCTTCTGAGAAGGACTATGAGCAGCTCCAACGAAAGGTGGATGAGTTCCAAATGAAGTTGGATAAGGAACAGTGagttttcttttctgtttttggtGGATTTCCCAGGCCTATGTTTTTTTCTTGCTCAGCTGTACTGTCTTTCGGTGGAATTAGAAGATAAAAGATCATATATGTATGTTATGCGAATCCAAAAGCATTGCTTTTCTCCTATGTTAGACTCAGTGGTGAATGTTGGATATTAGCACGTCATCATGGCATGTTAGGTTCATGTATTTGGATTTTGGAGGTTACATGACTATGTCCATGTATAGGATATGAGTGTCAGTCGCAGGCACCTTAACAGAAATGAAGTGTTGGAGCGACATAGCTCTACTCTTTATTGCCTATGACAGTATAATGTGTGCTGGAATTAGCTGCAAAGATAGTGAGGGACAGGCTGTTATCATGGTCAACAGTTGCTACAATAACAATGCTTTAATCTACGCCTATGCTGCATTTATTCTGGAACATTTCATCTTAGCACTTTAGATTATAATTTTTGCCCCTTAGGACTTTAGACATGTTTCCTTGCCAAGAAAATACCTTTTCTTCgtgtttaagttaaattaaattatttagctTTCCTTCAAAAATTAAATCTGTCCTCTGTTGAAATGTGGTTTCTCTACACCCAGAAGTCAGAGGAAGAAGCTTGAGGAAGAGCTTGACGAACTGAATAGCAAGGTTGCTGAGTTGAGTTCTGAAACTGGAGAGACTGCAATACAGAAGCTTCAGGATGAGATTAAAAATTGCAAGAATATTCTCAAATGTGGTGTGTGTTTTGACCGGCCAAAAGAGGTGAGTTATGCTGACCTGTTTTTCTCTCATAATATGTACTCGTATGTTTAAATTTCCTCAACCTCTTATTGGACTGATGGATGTGTTGGCTTGTCATATTTGGCAGGTAGTAATTGTTAAGTGCTATCACCTATTTTGCAATCCATGTATACAGAGAAATTTAGAGATACGGCATCGAAAGTGCCCCGGCTGTGGAACTGCATTTGGTCAGAATGATGTTCGgtttgtgaaaatatgaaaaagagtGTTCCATGGCTTTTGTATTTCAATCTTTGATTTAGGTTAGTCAAGAGTTAGCATCTTGAAACCAAGAGGCCCCTTAGGACTCCCAACTTGATAGTTATAGAaataatgtttttcttttttctttttcatatgtaattatttgaTGGGCAGGGCATGGCATGTATGCCAATTGTAAATGGAAATCAAACTAGGTAAATCATCACATCATCTTCAGGAATTTGTCCCTTTTGATCAGTGTTTGGAAACCAGACCGGCTGGTTGGTTGCATCGGTTGGACCGTGATCTAGTGGGTCTGGTCACCCTCATCAGACCGGAAATTCTTTGAGCCGTAGTATAACCAGTCAAACCGGGTTAAAAACCCAGTTAAACCGGTATTTGattacttgaatttttttatttttgtttcagatttcttttccattttttaacATGATTAAGCAAAGCTTTTTAACATATcaagtaaaagagaaaaaaagatggAAGatggaaaaaatataaaatagaaaaaagcaATTGCCTTGATCAAAATTGTATTGTAGAAGGGGCAAAGTAAAGATAAAAGAAGTCAGTTATGTAATGGAAGAGAATTCGAGAGGGAGCTTATGAAAAAAATGAGGGAACACGAAGTACGGCACAGGGCAGCATGAGGCAGAAGAAGCATGTCATTGTGGTATATGGGGTAAGgttttcaaatttgttttatGGGTTAGTCCTATAACACGCCATTAGAGGTGTTTATAGTGGATTGAGTCGGGTTTAAATATGATATTAGCatattttatgcgattaaatTACCAAATAAAGTCCTTTtctttaaaatacaaaaataggcTGATTTTTTGGAAAGTTACAGGAATGGGCCG contains:
- the LOC107925667 gene encoding E3 ubiquitin-protein ligase BRE1-like 2 isoform X6, with the translated sequence MEQYKALIDALQTDRFLVMRREKELNMKAETADAVRNTINNADSRIEELELQLQKCIIERNDLEIKMEEAIQDAGRNDIKAEIRVMASALSKEMGMMEAQLNRWKETAHEAISLHEEAQALKALLSDKTNLQKHLAEECAEQIVEIKSLNDMIEKKQKEKLELQIFLDMYGQEGYDNRDVMEIRESENRAHSQAEILKNALDEHSLELRVKAANEAEAACQERLSVAEVEIADLRAKLDASERDVLELTEAIKSKDRESETYISEIETIGQAYEDMQTQNQHLLQQMTERDDYNIKLVSESVKTKQAHSFLLSEKQALARQLKQVNSSIESVKMRIGQSEEQIKVCLTDAVKFTQEDRHFMISLETAKWELADAEKEFKWLKSAAASSEKDYEQLQRKVDEFQMKLDKEQSQRKKLEEELDELNSKVAELSSETGETAIQKLQDEIKNCKNILKCGVCFDRPKEVVIVKCYHLFCNPCIQRNLEIRHRKCPGCGTAFGQNDVRFVKI